Proteins from a single region of Apium graveolens cultivar Ventura chromosome 7, ASM990537v1, whole genome shotgun sequence:
- the LOC141675067 gene encoding uncharacterized protein LOC141675067: MTQVYALEQQLNELTQGADKISEFFTKMKSMWDAMSDANPLPQCTCLKCTCHLEQRVHQMQETQRMIQFMMKLNDDYSVVRANILMQVPMPNVTSAYRLFAQEERHKEIAQIKNQSDSLAFYSDSRRFNGGKNIKAAGVNTQNGFNYPKPAGNFVKKPNSQYYCTHYKIAGHSNDRCFKLHGYPPNFKGFKDRKVVANVAAQSDDSSHTTADQNCPITVSQYNQLMGLLQKQQISGANNDPVNHSSHALLAGPFTEVASEASW, translated from the exons ATGACTCAAGTATATGCTTTAGAACAACAATTAAATGAGTTAACTCAAGGAGCTGATAAGATTTCTGAGTTTTTTACTAAAATGAAGTCTATGTGGGATGCTATGAGTGATGCAAATCCTTTGCCTCAATGTACATGCCTGAAATGCACTTGCCATTTGGAACAAAGAGTACATCAGATGCAGGAGACTCAAAGGATGATTCAGTTTATGATGAAGCTAAATGATGATTACTCTGTAGTGAGAGCTAATATTCTGATGCAAGTTCCTATGCCAAATGTTACTAGTGCATACAGATTGTTTGCACAGGAGGAGAGACATAAAGAGATTGCTCAGATCAAAAATCAATCTGATTCTCTAGCCTTTTATTCTGACAGCAGAAGATTCAATGGTGGAAAGAATATTAAAGCAGCTGGTGTCAACACTCAAAATGGATTTAACTATCCTAAACCTGCAGGAAATTTTGTGAAGAAACCTAACTCTCAGTACTATTGCACTCATTATAAAATTGCTGGTCATAGCAATGACAGGTGTTTTAAACTACATGGTTATCCACCAAATTTTAAAGGTTTTAAAGACAGAAAAGTGGTAGCTAATGTTGCTGCTCAGAGTGATGATTCAAGTCACACTACTGCTGATCAGAATTGTCCCATAACTGTTAGTCAATACAATCAGTTGATGGGACTTTTGCAGAAACAACAGATTTCTGGTGCTAATAATGATCCAGTTAACCATTCATCTCATGCTCTACTAGCAG GACCTTTcacagaagttgcctctgaagcttcTTGGTAA